From Pelosinus fermentans DSM 17108, the proteins below share one genomic window:
- a CDS encoding cob(I)yrinic acid a,c-diamide adenosyltransferase, producing the protein MANLGLVQVYTGDGKGKTTASLGLAFRACGHGFQVCMIQFMKDNTEYGEFKSSINFPGLTLLQVGRNDFVNLKNPEEIDKKLAQDGWNKAKNAISSGKYDIVILDEINVAIACKILDVHSVVSFLTEDRMTLPKIPEIILTGRYAPPEIINIAHLVTEMKEIRHNYSTEMESRQGIEF; encoded by the coding sequence GTGGCTAATTTAGGATTAGTGCAAGTATATACTGGTGATGGAAAAGGGAAAACTACTGCTAGTTTAGGTTTAGCATTCAGAGCCTGTGGACATGGTTTTCAAGTTTGTATGATTCAATTCATGAAGGATAATACAGAATATGGTGAATTTAAGTCTAGTATCAATTTTCCTGGTTTAACGTTGCTTCAGGTTGGTCGCAATGATTTTGTGAATTTGAAAAACCCCGAAGAGATTGATAAAAAATTAGCCCAAGATGGATGGAATAAAGCAAAGAATGCTATAAGTTCCGGTAAATATGACATCGTTATTCTCGATGAAATCAATGTAGCAATCGCATGTAAAATACTAGACGTACATTCTGTAGTCAGTTTCTTAACCGAAGATCGCATGACACTACCCAAAATTCCGGAAATTATTTTAACAGGCAGATATGCACCGCCTGAAATCATTAACATTGCTCATTTAGTAACGGAAATGAAGGAAATACGTCATAATTATTCAACGGAAATGGAATCACGCCAAGGTATTGAATTTTAA
- a CDS encoding DUF512 domain-containing protein has protein sequence MAYSGIISKVMPESIADEIGLEQGDRLLAVDGENIRDLIGLSFALADECIELLIEKKNGEQEVFEIEKEYDEDLGIEFESAVFDGVRRCANKCIFCFVDQMAPGMRESLYVKDDDYRLSFLYGNFVTLTNLGPRDIKRISKLHLSPLYISVHTTNGMLRERMLNNKVAGNIMDQLHTLIDNGVEMHTQIVLCPNINDGDDLERTIRDLYALHPNILSMAIVPVGLSRFRDNCYELETFTPDKALAVVEKINSWQEKCREENGTSFVYLSDEFYLAANQPIPDYEMYDGFPQLENGIGLVRNFLFEWQEEPIVAQGYSEPHYLDVVCGISAKKILGPLLKDITIPNLTIRVLSVENIFFGTDITVSGLLTGQDIIRTLTANEGIRTGVIIPGAALKKGETVFLDNMTCEQLEDHIAVPVRAAYGAKDLRELLQAWR, from the coding sequence ATGGCATATAGTGGTATTATTTCAAAAGTTATGCCAGAAAGTATTGCAGATGAAATAGGTTTGGAACAAGGGGATCGTCTGCTTGCAGTTGATGGAGAAAATATTCGAGATCTTATTGGTTTAAGCTTTGCTTTAGCGGATGAATGTATAGAACTTTTGATTGAAAAGAAAAATGGAGAACAAGAAGTTTTTGAAATAGAAAAAGAATATGACGAAGATTTAGGCATTGAATTTGAAAGCGCAGTTTTTGATGGTGTTCGTCGATGCGCCAATAAATGTATATTTTGTTTCGTGGATCAAATGGCACCTGGTATGAGAGAAAGTTTATACGTAAAAGATGATGACTATCGTCTCTCTTTTTTGTATGGTAATTTTGTTACTCTAACGAATCTTGGACCTCGCGATATTAAGAGAATTAGCAAGCTTCACTTATCACCTTTATATATATCAGTCCATACTACAAATGGTATGCTACGTGAAAGAATGTTAAATAATAAAGTTGCAGGTAACATTATGGACCAATTACATACGTTAATTGACAATGGTGTTGAAATGCACACGCAGATCGTATTGTGCCCGAATATTAATGATGGTGACGATCTTGAAAGAACAATCCGTGATTTATATGCATTACATCCGAATATACTATCAATGGCAATCGTTCCTGTTGGATTGAGCCGTTTTCGAGATAATTGTTATGAGTTAGAAACTTTTACACCAGACAAAGCCCTTGCTGTTGTTGAGAAGATAAATAGCTGGCAAGAAAAATGCCGGGAAGAGAATGGAACATCTTTTGTCTATTTATCAGATGAATTTTATCTCGCAGCGAATCAGCCCATCCCGGATTATGAGATGTACGATGGTTTTCCTCAGCTTGAAAATGGAATTGGTCTTGTGCGAAACTTCTTATTTGAATGGCAGGAAGAACCAATAGTAGCGCAAGGATATTCTGAGCCCCATTATCTGGATGTGGTATGTGGCATATCAGCAAAAAAAATCCTAGGACCATTATTAAAAGATATTACCATTCCCAATTTAACAATTCGTGTTTTGTCCGTTGAAAACATATTTTTTGGTACTGACATAACTGTAAGCGGGCTACTGACGGGGCAAGATATAATTAGAACGTTGACAGCAAATGAGGGAATACGAACAGGCGTCATCATACCTGGAGCCGCATTAAAAAAAGGTGAGACTGTATTTTTAGATAATATGACTTGTGAGCAATTAGAAGATCACATAGCAGTTCCTGTACGTGCAGCCTATGGTGCTAAGGATTTAAGAGAATTATTACAAGCCTGGAGGTAA